One part of the Drosophila teissieri strain GT53w chromosome 3R, Prin_Dtei_1.1, whole genome shotgun sequence genome encodes these proteins:
- the LOC122619167 gene encoding protein O-GlcNAcase, which translates to MADEAGTQADGKRQFICGVIEGFYGRPWTTEQRKDLFRKLKSMGMGSSPSYMYAPKDDYKHRAYWRELYTVEEADHLSSLIAAAKEAGITFYYALSPGLDMTYSSPKEIATLKRKLDQVAQFGCEAYALLFDDIESELSKADKEVFQTFANAHVSVTNEIYTHLDNPRFLFCPTQYCASRAVPTVQESEYLNTLGSKLNNEIDILWTGDKVISKTISLESIQEITEVLRRPPCIWDNLHANDYDQKRVFMGPYSGRSPELIRHLRGVMTNPNCEFYGNFVAIHSLAYWSRCSLDSKVNSSLSADIKLETENDDDLPAEFLSKNVYHPRVALKNAITEWLPEFFMKKEAWGPITKPQPQVQMVMPIIPIIPSINTCMSLTTTTTTSTSSRTVPPTVNTTQLQALADVCVVTSSLTPISNPVMNSLVSPTKVITNDDIINPIPTTAASNIELPKKIPISVVPVPIMETKSVEASVELALDNAVFDDNEIEPNSDSVKERLELEVDIEGKQEPVANLSVDTMLDDDSLSPLSGVVNEPMECSSSIASQVSPREEEAIKVVADDVLMESVNDVHSMHVESGTSSPISNAEMREENEAQSDRTNDNNTIEGKGITVDDLVLLCDLFYLPFEHGSRGHKLLVEFNWLKINANVILQDRSAGGGGGQTAKPEVSEWHQRREQFDHLCSAVVELLIKIASCQNKEICHELYSYVWDVSGALSLLNGYVKWLALGHFPQNTSSYTEGSYTWFSKGWKEAFMSGDQEPWVFRGGLIADLQRLMPVDSGNDLFVYKLPEQPTANYYLLRPYCNSDEQQVNDLCTRLYLQWQGELDGGSHISFPLPANVANIVADGLIGGHLTLSPQLCIVAYDENNSIVGYSCAALDVNVFRRNLELCWYTELREKYSRDVCSQEDCEVTQLVTSFVDNYHDSSGNGALDQCPVEVSGSFPAVLISGTLRESEERDSGITKRMLTVLLAALRANGCFGAHVRVPLQDVAQVNFYSRIGFVDVYREEATKCIYMGRRF; encoded by the exons ATGGCTGATGAAGCGGGCACCCAAGCCGATGGCAAGCGGCAGTTTATCTGCGGCGTGATCGAGGGATTCTACGGCCGACCGTGGACGACGGAGCAGCGCAAGGACCTGTTCCGGAAACTGAAGTCCATGGGCATGGGATCCAGTCCTTCGTACATGTATGCGCCGAAGGACGACTACAAGCACCGCGCTTACTGGCGCGAGTTGTACACCGTTGAGGAGGCGGATCACCTGTCCA GTCTCATTGCAGCAGCCAAAGAGGCGGGCATCACCTTTTACTACGCTCTATCACCTGGACTGGACATGACCTACAGCAGCCCCAAGGAGATCGCAACGCTGAAGCGCAAGCTGGACCAGGTTGCGCAGTTCGGCTGCGAAGCATACGCCTTGCTTTTTGACGACATCGAGTCAGAGCTGTCAAAGGCGGATAAGGAGGTCTTCCAGACGTTTGCAAACGCCCACGTGTCTGTCACCAACGAGATATACACGCATTTGGACAACCCCAGGTTCCTCTTCTGCCCTACCCAGTACTGTGCCTCGCGAGCGGTGCCCACGGTCCAAGAATCGGAGTACCTAAATACCCTGGGCTCCAAGCTGAACAACGAGATCGATATTTTGTGGACGGGAGATAAGGTCATCTCAAAAACAATATCCCTTGAGTCGATTCAGGAGATTACCGAGGTGCTGCGTCGTCCGCCGTGCATCTGGGATAATCTTCATGCCAACGACTACGACCAGAAGCGAGTCTTCATGGGGCCGTACAGCGGTCGATCGCCGGAGCTTATTCGCCACCTGCGAGGTGTTATGACCAATCCGAACTGCGAATTCTACGGCAATTTCGTTGCTATCCATTCGCTGGCCTACTGGTCGCGCTGCAGCCTAGACTCCAAAGTGAACAGCTCGCTAAGTGCAGACATTAAGCTGGAGACTGAAAACGATGATGACCTCCCGGCGGAGTTTCTCTCAAAGAACGTTTACCACCCACGAGTGGCTCTCAA AAACGCTATTACGGAGTGGCTACCGGAATTCTTCATGAAAAAGGAGGCATGGGGACCCATTACAAAGCCCCAGCCTCAAGTCCAAATGGTTATGCCCATTATTCCCATCATACCCTCCATTAACACCTGCATGAGTCTTACCACCACGACAACCACCTCAACGAGCTCGAGGACGGTTCCACCCACGGTCAACACCACCCAACTTCAGGCTCTGGCTGATGTTTG CGTTGTGACCTCCTCGCTGACTCCTATATCCAATCCAGTAATGAACTCCCTGGTCTCACCCACAAAAGTGATCACGAACGATGACATCATCAATCCCATTCCTACCACAGCGGCCAGCAACATTGAACTGCCCAAGAAAATACCGATCTCCGTTGTCCCAGTGCCCATTATGGAGACAAAGAGTGTGGAGGCTTCCGTGGAACTGGCTTTGGACAATGCGGTGTTCGATGACAATGAAATTGAGCCAAATAGCGATTCCGTGAAGGAGCGGCTAGAGCTGGAGGTGGACATAGAGGGAAAACAGGAACCGGTGGCCAATCTCAGTGTGGACACAATGTTGGACGATGACAGTCTTAGTCCTCTAAGTGGCGTAGTCAATGAGCCAATGGAGTGCAGCAGCAGTATCGCATCACAGGTCTCTCCAAGGGAGGAGGAGGCTATTAAAGTGGTGGCCGACGATGTTCTAATGGAGTCCGTTAACGATGTGCAT AGTATGCATGTGGAAAGTGGGACTTCGTCGCCGATCTCAAATGCGGAAATGCGTGAGGAAAATGAAGCTCAGTCTGATAGAACTAACGataataa TACCATCGAAGGCAAAGGAATAACCGTTGACGATTTGGTTCTCCTCTGCGACCTGTTCTACCTGCCCTTCGAACATGGCAGCCGCGGCCACAAGCTGCTTGTGGAATTCAATTGGCTGAAGATCAACGCTAATGTGATACTGCAGGACCGATCtgccggcggcggtggcggccaAACAGCCAAGCCGGAGGTCAGCGAGTGGCACCAGCGCCGTGAGCAGTTCGACCACCTCTGCAGCGCCGTCGTAGAGCTGCTGATTAAAATTGCTAGCTGCCAGAACAAGGAGATCTGTCACGAGCTGTACTCGTATGTGTGGGACGTTTCCGGCGCCCTGTCTCTGCTCAATGGCTATGTAAAGTGGCTAGCTCTCGGGCATTTCCCGCAAAACACGTCTTCCTACACAGAGGGCAGCTACACAT GGTTTAGCAAGGGCTGGAAGGAGGCGTTCATGTCTGGTGATCAGGAGCCCTGGGTCTTCAGAGGCGGCCTTATTGCAGACCTGCAACGTCTGATGCCTGTGGACTCGGGCAACGACCTGTTTGTGTACAAGCTTCCAGAACAGCCCACGGCCAACTACTATCTCTTGAGACCCTACTGTAATTCGGATGAACAGCAGGTCAACGATTTGTGCACTCGCCTGTACTTGCAGTGGCAGGGAGAGCTGGACGGAGGCAGCCACATTTCGTTCCCGCTGCCGGCGAATGTGGCAAACATAGTGGCGGATGGGCTGATTGGTGGACATCTCACCCTCAGTCCGCAACTGTGCATTGTGGCCTACGACGAGAATAACAGTATCGTTGGATATTCTTGCGCCGCTCTGGATGTCAACGTATTTCGACGTAACCTGGAGCTGTGCTGGTATACGGAACTACGCGAGAAGTACTCTAGGGACGTTTGTTCACAGGAGGACTGCGAGGTGACCCAGCTAGTGACCTCCTTTGTGGACAATTATCATGACAGCAGCGGTAACGGAGCTCTGGACCAGTGTCCCGTAGAGGTGAGCGGGTCGTTCCCTGCCGTGTTGATCTCCGGAACTCTGCGGGAGTCGGAGGAGCGGGACTCGGGAATAACCAAGCGGATGCTCACCGTACTCTTGGCCGCCCTGCGAGCGAATGGCTGCTTTGGGGCTCACGTACGTGTTCCCCTGCAAGATGTCGCCCAGGTGAACTTTTATTCGAGAATCGGTTTCGTGGATGTCTATCGCGAGGAGGCCACCAAGTGTATTTACATGGGTCGCCGTTTTTAG